In one Zalophus californianus isolate mZalCal1 chromosome 10, mZalCal1.pri.v2, whole genome shotgun sequence genomic region, the following are encoded:
- the CLDN4 gene encoding claudin-4, with product MASMGLQVMGIALAVLGWLGAILSCALPMWRVTAFIGSNIVTSQTIWEGLWMNCVVQSTGQMQCKVYDSLLALPQDLQAARALMVICIILALLGVLLSVVGGKCTNCVEDESAKAKTMIVAGVVFLLAGLLVMVPASWTANTIIRDFYNPLVASGQKREMGASLYIGWAASGLLLLGGALLCCNCPPRTDKPYSAKYSAARSAPASNYV from the coding sequence ATGGCCTCCATGGGGCTGCAGGTGATGGGCATCGCGCTGGCCGTGCTGGGCTGGCTGGGCGCCATCCTGAGCTGCGCGCTGCCCATGTGGCGCGTGACGGCCTTCATCGGCAGCAACATCGTCACGTCGCAGACCATCTGGGAGGGCCTGTGGATGAACTGTGTGGTGCAGAGCACCGGCCAGATGCAGTGCAAGGTGTATGACTCGCTGCTGGCGCTGCCGCAGGACCTGCAGGCGGCCCGCGCCCTCATGGTCATCTGCATCATCCTGGCACTGCTGGGCGTGCTGCTCTCCGTGGTGGGGGGCAAGTGCACCAACTGCGTGGAGGATGAGAGCGCCAAGGCCAAGACCATGATCGTGGCGGGTGTGGTGTTCCTGCTGGCCGGCCTGCTGGTCATGGTCCCCGCGTCCTGGACGGCCAACACCATCATCCGGGACTTCTACAACCCGCTGGTGGCCTCGGGCCAGAAGCGGGAGATGGGTGCCTCTCTCTACATCGGCTGGGCGGCCTCGGGCCTGCTGCTGCTGGGGGGGGCCCTCCTCTGCTGCAATTGCCCGCCCCGCACCGACAAGCCCTACTCGGCCAAGTACTCCGCCGCCCGCTCCGCCCCAGCCAGCAACTACGTGTAA